The stretch of DNA TTCAGAGGTATGGGCAACGAAGAATAAATGTCGATTAGCCAAGGTCTTAGGGGAGGAGTATCGCTATCAATTTATTGATAAACGGTATTCAGGGCTAGTTTTATACAGCAAATATCCAATAGAAAATAAAGAGTTTATTCCATTTACAAATCTTTGTAAAGCAGATAAGTTGAGCAAAAAAGGCTTTTTATCTTGTAGAATTATTGTTCCTAATCAGGGGGCTGTGCATCTTATTATGACGCATCTACAAGCCGATTATGATAAGGATTATTACCAAACAAAAGAGGCTCGTACGGCTAATCTTTGGCAAATCCGAAGAAAAATTGCTGCTATTTGCGACAGTATTCCTGTCATCTGCATGGGGGATTTTAATGTGATTGGTGAATACGTTGAGACGGAATATGAAACAGAGGAATATCGAGCAATGAAAGAGGCATTTGAAGCCGTTCATTTGGTGGATGCTTTTAGAAGCCTTCATCCCAAAGAGGCAGGATATACTTATTCCAAAGAAAATTGTTTGATTAAGCGGTTCTATGCCAAAGAGGCAAATAGTCAATGGCGACTCGATTACATTTTTTGCAGCGGCGTCCACCACTTAAGCC from Aureispira anguillae encodes:
- a CDS encoding endonuclease/exonuclease/phosphatase family protein, translated to MKNRSLLVIALFLLVTYVISAQEQPKALKVVCYNTHLFGGTIPAWFGKTFYLDNKRLKIIAERLKASNADVIGLSEVWATKNKCRLAKVLGEEYRYQFIDKRYSGLVLYSKYPIENKEFIPFTNLCKADKLSKKGFLSCRIIVPNQGAVHLIMTHLQADYDKDYYQTKEARTANLWQIRRKIAAICDSIPVICMGDFNVIGEYVETEYETEEYRAMKEAFEAVHLVDAFRSLHPKEAGYTYSKENCLIKRFYAKEANSQWRLDYIFCSGVHHLSPLEVKVLRDYQFPKEEQAKLPKKYTCFELSDHYPLMATFKFK